GTTGCAGATGCAACCACAAAGAGAACTGCTCCACTGATGGCTAATGTGTGGATGGCCCAGTGGGGTATCGTCCTTCTTTCAGATCCATTTCCATTAGACTTGGGTGATTCTGCAACTTGGTGATCCCATTGATGTAGGAGCCGTCTCTGGATGACACTCCTACCTTTTCTGTTCAACATCATGGATGGACATGAGCTAAACAAATAAACTTGGCCACGTTGTAATCAAAGGGATTTAATGTTTCTTATCTAAATATTTATTCATAGCAGTTTTAAAGGCGTTATTTTCCTACAGGAGAAGGACTTCATTCCTTGAGGCAAAAGCTCCTGTTGCTAGTTACCTGGTTCTCCATGTATTGGTAAAAAAATTAGGCGTAGATTGTTCTCCTTTTCTCTCGGTTAATATAGAGTTTTTCTGATGCTGTTTTCCCTTAAATAAGAATTAATTCcttgaatcctatcatcaacaGCAATTTTTAGCCTTTTATTTTACCGGCTGTACTAATAGGAATAGTCCTATTGTCAACGGTAACTAGTTACTAAAAAAATGAATTCTGAATGTACTAAGAACTGGGATTATGAGAAGAAAACTGATGATGGAACAAAAACATGACTTACAAGGTCACCGCCTTGCCTTCGTCTGAGCAACTCAGTCCCCGGTTTGAGGAAGATCCAGCTGGTGTATCTGCTCCAGATCTGAAAAGAGTTTTCCCTGAAATAATATAATAGCAATAGAAATGTTTAGAGAGGAATCCATTTGAAGCTAGCAACCACCATGAAGGTATGAATGTTGTTGTGACACACCTTGTTGATTGATGGAAGCACATGAGCCAAGTGTGTGAGACACAAGCAAGGAGAAGAATAGCAAATAGGCCGCAGCTTtgatcttctccatttctgtgGCCAAGTCCAAGATCAGAGCTCTGATCTCTTCTCTCTAGTCTACTGCGTGCAGGATGTTAAAAGGAGAGTAAAACAAGGGAACCAAGTAAAAGAggggcgccaccaccaccaccatagaTTCGAATCGAATCGAATATTTACCTGTGAAGAGTGGGGATTGACTGACTGACTGACGGACGGACTtgtgcaagcaagcaagcaaagctAGCTAGATGTCGGAAAGCTCACCACATCCATCTTTTGCGGTAGCTGTGGAAGGGGCcgttggattggattggattgcATAGCACCTCAAGAAACGAATCGAGTTGCCATGATGGAATAATCTCCATTTGTGATTTGTCCGTCCCCTCCCCTGCAAGATACGTACGTATCATAAAGCTAAGGGCGTGCTTGGTCAATTCCTAGGATGAAAAAGGGATAGCAGATGTGGAACTTGTGAGAACGAGACAGAGAAGTAGGGGAGGATCTTGGAAGTGCGGCTGTATGTTCAAGTAAAGAATCCACACCACACTCGGAAGATAGATTGGATTTAAGAGTCATCAGAGTTAGAACAGGCACACAAGGATGGACTCACACAAGTCAAACTCCGAGCAAGCAGCAAAGAAACACTACTGAGGACAGAGAAAGCAAGCAAGCAGCCGATCGATGTCAGGGATCAGGGCAGGAGGCAACAGCTACAGCCAATGCTTATTGGGAATCATAGCATAGGGAGGCGGAGTACCTGTTCCCTGTAAAGAAAGGCTTGAAGCAACTGCAGGATGCAGAACCAATATTCAAGTACAATTTGGTGGACTGGACTTGAAGCCTGTCTGTCCGGCAggccgtccgtccgtccgtcgtttGTGGCCACCGAGAGCCATGCCAGGTATAGTTGCACATGCCATGCCCTACTAAGCCATCTTGCTTGGGCGCTTGGCAGATCGATGATTGCCCAACTCGATGATGCATGGaaccttccttccttcctttattttcttttctcttctgatgagagtttccttttttttctgtttcatTACTAGTTAATTTCATGTCAGAGAAATCATTTGTACTTTGTGGACTTATTCATGTGGGGTAGAGTACGAGTCGCCATCAAGAGAGCCATTTTTCCCCTATACGTATGCATGGACCCGGCCGTCCGCTTGCAGTTTCGTGCCAATTTAGCATCACCCTACACGCATGTTGAGTCACTTGTCACTAgcgttgcaacttgcaagttaTATATATTTGGAGTTATTAGGTCGACCAAAAAAATGATAAAATAAATTAGAATGTAATTCTGCGTAAATAACTTGGACGGAGAAATGAATTAGAGTGGCATGGGCTAGTGATGAACGATAGGTACCTATCCAACTAGTATGTGATTTATAATACATTATCTGTTTTTAGTCAAATGACATTTAAAGAAGTTTCTCACACATATACCTACTGTACTTACGTATATATAGTTTTTCCAATATACGTGCATATGCACTAGTCGAAATATTATGTTACAAGAAAACTTCATGTGGTGTACCTTTCATGATGTGTCAGCCATAAAtcatatattaaaaaaaaggacGTGTAGCACATTGGATATCATATGATATGATGTTAGAACGAAGAATATGCAAAATTAAATTCGACATGGTCATGTGATGTGCGTCACACATGCATGTTCCCAAGCAAACTGGGCATTAAAAAAACGTTAATTAAAATAGGATATAAATACAAATCAAAACTGGGTGTTTGGTCTAGTGGTATGATTCTCGCTTCGGGTGCGAGAGGTCGCGAGTTCGATTCTCGCAACACCCCTCTTTATTTGTGTTTTTACATTCGTCTCTCTCTTGCTTTCGAATTTGATTATGCTTCTGCCGCGTCTgtagtttttgtttttatataAATTCGTTCAGGTATACCGTTTGTTGTATTGGACATACTGATATTAGTTTCCTTGTTCGTGGCATGGAAGGCCGGCATTTGCATGTTGCAACGATTCCGTGGGGTTCGATGTTGCAAAACTAAAACTACAATTTCCAATTTCTGTTTAAAAGGCAGTTGCGTTAAAAGGCGCACACGATGATGCCGCGCGCACACATAGATTACACTCCCAGAAAAACAGATCCCGGCGATGGCAAATATTTACCGACCACAGTACCATGCATTAACTATCACGATGTTATGCTTTAAAATTTCATAACGGTGACACCAATCTCCGTGAGAAATCTCAACCAACTCTACCCTGATGGCAAGCACGGGAATCAGCAGTATGTGGCTTAAAAGTCACTCATGCAACAACTTGTAACACTGACCCTTCTGGCAAATATCGCACAGGATCATGTAAACTCTTCAACGGAAGTAAATGGACACAAGAGGAATGTCCACATCATTGTCATCGTCATCCTCACAGGCCACCACGACATCCAGATGGCGGCGATAAGAGGGCACCtccaccttggccacctccCTTGCCACATCCACGACCTTCTTGTCCAGCCGCACCTTGTGCCTGGGGAACATGGAGTTGTACAGCAGTGAGGTGCCACAGGATATGCTGTAAGCATTCAAACCCTTCTCCTTGAGCCACTCTAGGAGCTCCCTTAGCGTGATGTTGCCAGTTATGGTCCAGCGGTCCCACACGGTCCAGGACATGTCCTGGTGCTTGATGGTCTTGGGTGGCACAGGCTCCGCCATGGAGAAGAGGGGGATTGCGAGGTTTGCAAATGTGTTCCGGTAGTCTTCAACCTTGTGACCCCCAGCGAGGACTTTGTAAAGCTCCAGGCAGACAAGGCCGGTGGCCATTGCGGTCGAGGTGGCGATGGCTGGGATGATCCTTCCAGCTATGAACTTTGCCTTCAGCTTGTCAACTTCAGGGATGCTGTAGTTCCGTGCCCGCATGTTAGCAAAGCCAGCTATCAAGTCCATATGGAAATTGGTGTCATCATCCTGCATATAAAAGAATTAGCTCAGCATTCTCAATCTCAAGACAATTCACTGATTTCTAAATATGTAGCATGAGTGTTAATTCTATTTCTAGAGACATGTCCTCGTGATCAATTGGTGAGTGCTAATTCTAGAGACATGTTCTCGTGATCAATTGGACACACTGACCTTCTCAAACTGTATTGGGTTCATGTGGAATCCTGGTGGCAATGTTTTGGAAATTGCTTCCAACTTTGCAATAAGCTCTTCAATGACGGCAGCATCATCAACAGATGCAGAGGATAGGCTAGTAGCCTTTTCATCTGTCTCTATTTTAACCCCCTGTTTTGGTTGGAAATCAGGTACGATGACCTTGTCAACAGCTTCAGCCAGTTTCTTTGGGTTTTTGGCCCAATCAGGTATGGGTATTCCAAATGTCTCCGCCCTTAATATCGAGGCAGCCAACAGAAAGTTGAGGTGGCTTGGGTCAGCAGATGAGAACTCCAGAGGTCGCGGGAACCGCTTAGGAGCAGACCAGAAAGGAGCACCAGAGCTTGTCATTGCGTCTTCAGGGAAGGTAAACGTCAGCTGCTTCACACGGTTGGCGAAATAGTCCTCAAACCTAAAATAAGCCATCAACAGAAAACAGAGCAAGAAACATTAGATCTATAATTCAACAGGAGCACTGTGAAATAGATGCCAGATGGCATAATCAAACAATTTTGATGCCATATTCCCACATTTAAGAACTTGCATGCTCATTGTAATACAACGTATAAACATGAAACTAAGCTGGTGTATGAAGCTCCAAAATGGACCATAACAAATTGTGCAAAAGAGACAAACTTACTTAAGCCGAGCCCAGGTAATACAATCTTGGAATGTCTCACACTTGTCTCTGTCAAGGCATTCAATAACTCGCTCAAGTTGATCCCTAGCCTGTGCATCACCAGCAGTTCTCGCAGCAGTGGCATATCCACTAGGATTTGACAGGAACGCGTTTACTTCAGTGGGAGTCTTCTCTAGTAGACCCTCAAACTCAGACCTTGCCCACGTTAGGCAGTGATCAATATTATGAGGAAATGAATGTACAGTGCACATAGGCGCCTGCTTTTCAGGTGGATCTCTGGATGCCCCATAGTTTTCTGTTAGGTGAGGAATGACCATCTGCGTGTTGCACTTAGCACCCAGAGTCCCAGATTCAAGAAGTGGCTTCTGGAAATACACACACCTGGAGTCAATGTACATTCTTGCAGTCACATTGTCCAAGGCATTGACAACAGCATCCAAGCTCTCCCAAAAGGCATCATTAAACACATTTTCAGTCTCAGGACTTGCCCTGTTCTGAAGGGCCTCAACATGAAGCTTAGGATTAATTGCcatagcagcagtagcagcaactGTGGACTTGGGCTGCCCAATGTTCCAGTCACGGAAGAGGAACTGGCGACTGAGATTGCTCTTTTCTATAACATCATCATCTGTCACAGTCAGCTTCCCATTCTCACTGCAAGAAATGCCCATTAATGCAAGGTTCTTCAAAAATTCACATCCAAGAGCCCCAGAACCAACCATGAATATTTTTGACTGCTCCAGTTTCTTTTGAAGCTTAGCCCCAAATACACTAATTTGTGCATCGTATCTACTGTTCTCCGGCTTCAAATCACTGGCCTCCAACGGTTCAACTGGCAGTGATTCAACAGAATCGAAGTAGAAGAACTGCAAAATCAAGAAAGTACATTAACATTACAAATTTTCTGCAAACATATATTCTCACTGATCAAAATATTTGACATTTTTTACTTATAATAGTCACCAAGTTGTGATTTTGGCAACTATTTTCTACTAGAGTAATCTAATAAACTTATGTATTACGAAAGTTAAGGCAGTCTAAATATGACATTCATGTTCCAAACTAAATATGTTAAAGTTGTCGAAAAGTTTCAAATGTTTCGCATGATCTTGTATAAAATGTCAAGCATTTGTGCTAGAAGCGAGTAGAATATTATATTCAAGAAAGCACCAGCAGATTCTAACCTGGTAAAGTGGGTGGAATTTCCCTGAGCATGCTTTAACAACTTCCTGACCTACAATACCACCAAACATTGCAGCCATAGGATTCAAAACAGCCCTGGAACCACTTGCGAAATGCTGCAGGAGCTTTTTATCAGTTTCTTCAACCTTACTTTCACCAAGACTTTCATTAATACTAATAGCAAAATCTATAAGCTTTTGTGCATCGTCAGCTGAACCAGCAATTGGGAATCGCAGCAACTCAGTCCTAAACTTGTCCAGAGCTTGGAAGGCCAAATGCAAAAGAGGTGGGCGGTCAAACTTGGAGAAATCACTCATGAGAAATTCTCCTGGCTCCTTGATTGCCTCCTTCAAGGTTTTGAACTTAAGAACCTTGGGTGGCTTCACTTGTGTGACAATACCACCTCTAATGTAAGTGCCATATGAGGTGGTGTCTTCTTCTAGAGTAAAAGAATAAGGCCTAGCACTCTTAATCTTTCTTGGTTTTCCATCATTGAGCTCAGTCATTCCATGCACTTCAGAGAAAATAACTAGATCGCCATCCTGGAACTCCAGACGCTCATCATCCACACAAGAAACAAGTGCTGGGTTGTCATTGCTGATTGATGCCACAATTCCTGTATGCGGCTCCTCACCATCAACATCCAAAACAGTAAACTCAGGACCAAAGTCACAGAAAACACTGCCGAAAAGACCACGAACTTCCGACTTAATGAAAGCAATTGGTGGCTGATGGCTATGACAGTAATCATCAAACTCAACTGCTTTTTCTATGCTGATATCAGTAAAAACCACAGCCTGTAAGTTGGTCAGGAAGCTATCAGCTTGAGTCTTTGAGAATACAGAGCAGACAAATATTACTAAGTCTAAATCAAAAGGCATATATAATATATTCCATAGAGCACCATAAAATAAATCAACTAGGTTTACGAGTAAAGGCCGGTTTGGGAGAGATCCAGCTCCAAAATTTATCACATTATGGAGCTTATAGGCTCAAATAAAGTGGTTTAAGCATTTATTTTAGTCTAATCTAAAATACCATGTAGATGAGCCACCATGTAAATAATTCATAGAACTAGAGATGCCCAGATCCACTGGAGCTCTCCCAAACATACTTAAGTCATCAACATACTTAAGTCATCATGCAAAAATAGTTGCCATCACTTGAAATAGGAACATGGCTCTGAAACTCTTCGCGACAACTCTTTGAGACAATGCTGGCATATGGTAGAATATATATGCAACAAAAGATGCACTAAACTGATAATGTGTGTCAACAGAACAGATGCTGATAAACCATTTTGTAGTTTTCTATATGACTTTTCTACTGTGTAGTTGTGGTATGATACAATTGGGCCGTTTGACTCTATTTTTACAACGCATGTTAGACATGCCACTGTTTTTCTAAGTTGTATTCTGAACATAAATTTCTCTTTCAACATATTGTAGTTACAGTATTATAACCATAAGAATTTGTACTTTTGTATCACTGAACTAAAATATTTATCCTGATTGTTGATCAAGTTACAAAATCGAAACATGTCTTTTACAATACACATATATGCGCACAacagctca
The nucleotide sequence above comes from Panicum virgatum strain AP13 chromosome 3K, P.virgatum_v5, whole genome shotgun sequence. Encoded proteins:
- the LOC120696501 gene encoding uncharacterized protein LOC120696501, which produces MEKIKAAAYLLFFSLLVSHTLGSCASINQQGKTLFRSGADTPAGSSSNRGLSCSDEGKAVTLKGRSVIQRRLLHQWDHQVAESPKSNGNGSERRTIPHWAIHTLAISGAVLFVVASATAMYLLFSRRKKDNTVMPWSTGLSGPLRKAFVAGYGKSTLHQNFL
- the LOC120696502 gene encoding ubiquitin-activating enzyme E1 2, encoding MLPRKRGVDAGEVQDLHNKAPRPAAPAPAQDDPMAARAPEIDEDLHSRQLAVYGRETMKRLFGSNVLVSGLQGLGAEIAKNLVLAGVKSVTLHDDGKVDLWDLSSNFFLSEKDVGQNRAQACVPKLQELNNAVIISTITGDLTKEQLSNFQAVVFTDISIEKAVEFDDYCHSHQPPIAFIKSEVRGLFGSVFCDFGPEFTVLDVDGEEPHTGIVASISNDNPALVSCVDDERLEFQDGDLVIFSEVHGMTELNDGKPRKIKSARPYSFTLEEDTTSYGTYIRGGIVTQVKPPKVLKFKTLKEAIKEPGEFLMSDFSKFDRPPLLHLAFQALDKFRTELLRFPIAGSADDAQKLIDFAISINESLGESKVEETDKKLLQHFASGSRAVLNPMAAMFGGIVGQEVVKACSGKFHPLYQFFYFDSVESLPVEPLEASDLKPENSRYDAQISVFGAKLQKKLEQSKIFMVGSGALGCEFLKNLALMGISCSENGKLTVTDDDVIEKSNLSRQFLFRDWNIGQPKSTVAATAAMAINPKLHVEALQNRASPETENVFNDAFWESLDAVVNALDNVTARMYIDSRCVYFQKPLLESGTLGAKCNTQMVIPHLTENYGASRDPPEKQAPMCTVHSFPHNIDHCLTWARSEFEGLLEKTPTEVNAFLSNPSGYATAARTAGDAQARDQLERVIECLDRDKCETFQDCITWARLKFEDYFANRVKQLTFTFPEDAMTSSGAPFWSAPKRFPRPLEFSSADPSHLNFLLAASILRAETFGIPIPDWAKNPKKLAEAVDKVIVPDFQPKQGVKIETDEKATSLSSASVDDAAVIEELIAKLEAISKTLPPGFHMNPIQFEKDDDTNFHMDLIAGFANMRARNYSIPEVDKLKAKFIAGRIIPAIATSTAMATGLVCLELYKVLAGGHKVEDYRNTFANLAIPLFSMAEPVPPKTIKHQDMSWTVWDRWTITGNITLRELLEWLKEKGLNAYSISCGTSLLYNSMFPRHKVRLDKKVVDVAREVAKVEVPSYRRHLDVVVACEDDDDNDVDIPLVSIYFR